One genomic segment of Sphingorhabdus sp. M41 includes these proteins:
- a CDS encoding biotin/lipoyl-containing protein has product MATEILLPKLGFSMTEGQVAEWLIADGGEVKEGDLLFLLEADKSTNEVDAPASGTLKIVAPVGETIQVGDVIGYIE; this is encoded by the coding sequence ATGGCGACCGAAATTTTGCTTCCGAAACTTGGATTTTCGATGACCGAGGGTCAGGTGGCTGAGTGGCTGATAGCTGATGGCGGGGAAGTGAAGGAAGGCGATTTGCTGTTTCTTCTGGAAGCGGACAAGTCGACCAATGAAGTAGACGCCCCGGCTTCCGGCACGCTCAAGATCGTCGCACCGGTCGGGGAAACCATCCAGGTCGGTGATGTAATCGGCTATATTGAGTAA
- a CDS encoding AMP-binding protein: MTDTAPPFRPLSQKPAAVNVERRDDGTILVWSKHEPFAVPANLATIFRDRSEAHPDHALLFERKPGHGEWAGVTWGEARAAADSIAQWLIDRGFGQDDPVMVISGNSLEHGLLMLGCYTAGVPIAPVSAAYSLMSQDHEKLLHCFRKIGAKVVFAKEGSLHAKALARLLAEDPELTIVTCDGVPEQALDFSQICAVEPGAAVDDRVASIGADTVGKYLFTSGSTGMPKCVPQTHGMMTTLIAGQEGLSSEAREDREPPVTLEWMPWSHISGGNVFFNGHIWSGGTMYLDAGKPLPGMFETTIRNLYEISPTGFGSAPVAFAMLADAMESDRKLRASFFSKVQSLGYGGATLSDDLYDRLQALAIAETGKRIPITTMYGATETQGITMVHWEVDRVGLIGLPMPGTTLKLVPNGPKMEVRVKGPSVTKGYKDDPEKNAEAFDEEGFYKLGDAARFLDDDHPEKGLEFDGRVTEDFKLSTGTWVSVGTLRPEIVSACSPLIHDCVIAGQDRDFVSILAWPSPTAAQTYAGEKGPQGLTDLLGDIAAKLAAFNRAAGGSSRRIGKVMLLTDPPSLDAGEITDKGYINQAAVLSLRANAIKVLYSKKSAPFVMEIV; this comes from the coding sequence ATGACTGATACTGCTCCCCCGTTCCGCCCGCTTTCCCAGAAACCCGCCGCCGTGAATGTCGAGCGGCGCGACGATGGGACAATCCTTGTCTGGTCAAAGCATGAGCCGTTCGCCGTCCCGGCCAATCTCGCCACCATTTTCCGCGACCGCAGCGAGGCGCATCCCGATCATGCTCTTCTGTTTGAACGCAAGCCCGGTCATGGCGAGTGGGCAGGAGTCACCTGGGGCGAGGCACGGGCCGCGGCGGATTCCATTGCGCAGTGGCTGATCGACCGCGGCTTTGGTCAGGACGACCCCGTCATGGTCATTTCCGGCAACTCGCTGGAACATGGCCTGCTGATGCTTGGCTGCTATACCGCAGGGGTACCGATCGCGCCGGTCAGTGCAGCCTATTCACTGATGTCGCAGGACCACGAGAAGCTGCTGCACTGTTTTCGCAAGATCGGCGCGAAGGTGGTCTTCGCCAAGGAAGGCAGCCTGCATGCGAAGGCGCTTGCACGACTGTTGGCGGAAGATCCCGAATTGACAATCGTCACCTGTGACGGCGTGCCGGAACAGGCTCTGGACTTCTCGCAGATATGCGCCGTGGAACCGGGCGCAGCGGTGGACGACCGCGTCGCCTCGATCGGCGCGGATACGGTGGGGAAATATCTATTCACATCCGGTTCTACCGGAATGCCGAAATGTGTCCCGCAGACACATGGCATGATGACGACGCTGATCGCCGGACAGGAAGGACTGTCGAGCGAGGCACGCGAAGATCGCGAACCACCGGTGACACTTGAATGGATGCCATGGAGCCACATCAGTGGCGGCAATGTGTTTTTCAACGGCCACATCTGGTCGGGCGGCACAATGTATCTTGATGCCGGCAAGCCGCTCCCGGGCATGTTCGAAACCACGATCAGGAATCTCTACGAGATTTCCCCCACCGGCTTCGGTTCTGCGCCCGTCGCCTTCGCCATGCTGGCCGACGCTATGGAGAGTGACAGGAAGCTGCGCGCATCCTTTTTCAGCAAGGTGCAGTCTCTCGGCTATGGCGGAGCAACTCTGTCAGACGATCTCTACGATCGCCTGCAAGCGCTGGCCATTGCCGAGACCGGGAAACGCATCCCGATTACCACCATGTACGGCGCAACCGAAACGCAGGGTATCACCATGGTCCACTGGGAGGTCGACCGCGTCGGCCTCATCGGTCTTCCGATGCCCGGCACCACATTGAAGCTGGTCCCCAACGGCCCCAAGATGGAGGTGCGCGTAAAAGGCCCGTCCGTCACCAAAGGCTATAAGGACGACCCGGAAAAAAATGCCGAGGCGTTCGACGAAGAAGGTTTCTATAAACTTGGCGATGCGGCGCGGTTCCTTGATGATGATCATCCCGAAAAAGGCCTCGAGTTCGACGGCCGTGTGACCGAGGATTTCAAGCTCTCTACCGGTACGTGGGTGTCGGTCGGCACGCTTCGTCCGGAGATCGTCAGCGCGTGCAGCCCGCTGATCCATGACTGCGTAATCGCCGGTCAGGACAGGGATTTCGTTAGTATTCTGGCCTGGCCCAGCCCGACAGCGGCGCAAACCTATGCCGGAGAGAAGGGCCCGCAGGGGCTGACCGACCTGCTCGGTGACATCGCCGCGAAGCTGGCCGCATTCAACAGAGCGGCCGGGGGAAGCTCTCGCAGGATCGGCAAGGTGATGCTGCTTACCGATCCGCCGTCGCTCGACGCCGGGGAAATTACCGACAAGGGATATATCAACCAGGCAGCGGTTCTGTCGCTGCGCGCCAATGCCATCAAAGTGCTATATTCCAAAAAAAGTGCACCATTTGTCATGGAGATCGTCTGA
- a CDS encoding TonB-dependent receptor: MKRITRDFFACGVAGIALGLPSMGHAQSASDDEVAAEQGVDRNAIIVTANRREEAITDVGVAIQAFSGEQLDKLQVNSTEDLQAVVPSLNVSRGYQGIPIYTLRGIGFNTINLSATSTVGTYQDEVALAYPFMNSGPVFDLERVEVLKGPQGTLYGRNTTGGLVNFISAKPEFGDFNGSIAVDLGSEETLNTKGHLNIPIGESVALRAAWRTERSWEGWQKSISRDEKQGQVERYGGRLTIAADPIPDMHIELAANFWVNKSDTLAAQAVGFTPNTDPANGTLFSLFNAAGLPAYVAANGNNWSSDTADWQPLDQRAQNIGRGTGIDRPNAEDSNFYGLRAMLQFDFTPDVSFISLTGFNHVKRDASYDWSGAPYEILSQHAEGEIDSLSQEIRFQGTTGPAEWVVGGYYANDKVVDTNQTLLGENANVGAIRALILAPQAALGGASIFDAFNTFGYTPADVLTSFRTYRDEAEFDVETFSAFASADWELSPSLTLTTGIRYTQDTQDYEGCSRDLNGSMLPNVNLFNRFFFFTSYGAITAPISENQCNTFDVDTLTFGPVTSRLKEDNVAWRGALTWQPNDDTLLYASVSRGYKAGSTPVNAANIATQNRPARQEQLTAYEVGTKLALANLSFNLNLAGFYYDYSDKQLAVYFADPIYTTLLRLDNIPESRAYGIDGDFTWFATDELTLSVAATWLQTEIIGYQGINAAGQPLDYDGFAFPYSPEFSGAATITYDTPITSDLGLRAMVNGRYQSSTSSTIEDFDPLAIDSYGILNTSLALYDLDGVWEASIWGRNVTDTYYWSSAATNANSAVRFPGRSASYGATVRMRF; this comes from the coding sequence ATGAAGAGGATCACAAGGGACTTTTTCGCTTGTGGTGTGGCCGGAATTGCGCTGGGCCTGCCTTCTATGGGCCATGCGCAATCGGCCAGCGATGATGAAGTGGCGGCCGAACAGGGCGTAGATCGCAACGCCATCATTGTTACGGCCAACCGGCGCGAGGAAGCGATCACCGATGTCGGCGTCGCCATCCAGGCATTTTCGGGAGAGCAGCTCGACAAATTGCAGGTCAATTCGACCGAAGATCTTCAGGCCGTGGTTCCCAGCCTCAATGTGTCGAGAGGCTATCAGGGCATCCCGATTTACACGCTGCGCGGAATCGGTTTCAACACCATCAACCTTTCGGCGACCTCGACGGTCGGCACCTATCAGGACGAAGTTGCACTCGCCTATCCGTTCATGAACAGTGGCCCGGTGTTTGATCTTGAACGCGTCGAGGTTCTCAAGGGGCCGCAAGGCACGCTTTATGGACGCAATACGACCGGCGGCCTTGTCAACTTCATATCTGCCAAACCAGAATTCGGCGACTTCAACGGCAGCATCGCGGTTGATCTCGGGTCCGAGGAGACGCTCAACACCAAGGGACATCTCAATATCCCGATCGGCGAGTCGGTTGCCCTGCGCGCAGCTTGGCGAACCGAACGCAGCTGGGAAGGCTGGCAGAAAAGTATCTCGCGCGACGAGAAACAGGGCCAAGTTGAACGCTACGGCGGTCGTTTGACGATCGCTGCCGACCCGATCCCCGATATGCATATCGAACTGGCAGCTAATTTCTGGGTCAACAAATCGGATACGCTGGCGGCACAGGCCGTAGGCTTCACGCCGAACACCGATCCGGCCAACGGCACGCTGTTCAGCCTTTTCAACGCTGCCGGGCTTCCCGCCTACGTGGCAGCCAATGGCAATAACTGGAGCAGCGACACGGCCGACTGGCAACCGCTTGACCAGCGTGCACAGAATATCGGTCGCGGCACAGGGATCGACCGCCCTAATGCCGAAGACAGCAATTTCTATGGTCTGCGCGCCATGTTGCAGTTCGACTTCACGCCCGATGTCAGCTTCATTTCGTTGACTGGCTTCAACCATGTGAAGCGCGATGCAAGCTATGACTGGAGCGGCGCGCCATATGAAATTCTCAGCCAGCATGCCGAAGGCGAAATCGACTCGCTTTCGCAGGAAATTCGTTTCCAGGGGACCACCGGCCCTGCCGAATGGGTCGTTGGCGGATATTATGCGAATGACAAGGTGGTCGATACCAACCAGACGTTGCTGGGCGAAAATGCGAATGTGGGCGCAATCCGCGCGCTGATCCTCGCTCCGCAGGCGGCGCTGGGTGGTGCGAGCATTTTCGATGCATTCAACACCTTCGGCTACACACCCGCCGACGTCCTGACATCCTTTCGTACCTATCGCGACGAGGCTGAATTCGACGTCGAAACCTTCAGTGCCTTCGCGAGTGCGGACTGGGAGCTTTCACCCTCGCTGACGCTGACCACCGGAATCCGATACACTCAGGATACCCAGGATTACGAAGGCTGCTCGCGCGATTTGAACGGATCGATGCTGCCCAATGTGAACCTGTTCAACCGCTTTTTCTTCTTTACCAGTTATGGTGCGATCACCGCTCCGATATCGGAAAACCAGTGCAACACCTTCGACGTCGACACGCTGACCTTCGGACCCGTTACTTCAAGACTGAAGGAAGACAATGTCGCCTGGCGCGGGGCGCTGACCTGGCAGCCGAATGACGATACGCTGCTCTACGCCTCGGTATCGCGCGGATACAAAGCCGGCTCGACCCCGGTCAATGCTGCCAATATTGCCACGCAGAACCGCCCGGCACGGCAGGAGCAACTGACCGCCTACGAAGTCGGAACCAAGCTCGCTCTTGCCAATCTGTCGTTCAACCTCAACCTTGCCGGCTTCTATTATGACTATTCCGACAAGCAACTGGCGGTCTATTTCGCTGACCCGATCTACACGACTTTGCTGCGGCTCGATAACATCCCTGAATCGCGGGCCTATGGCATCGACGGAGATTTCACCTGGTTTGCCACCGACGAGCTGACGCTATCGGTAGCGGCCACCTGGCTGCAAACGGAGATCATCGGTTACCAGGGCATCAATGCCGCTGGCCAGCCTCTGGATTATGACGGCTTTGCATTTCCCTACAGCCCCGAATTCTCGGGTGCCGCAACAATCACTTATGATACGCCGATCACCTCTGACCTCGGTCTGCGTGCCATGGTAAATGGCCGCTACCAGTCATCCACTTCGAGTACGATTGAGGACTTCGATCCGCTGGCGATTGATAGCTACGGCATTCTCAACACCAGCCTTGCGCTCTACGATCTGGATGGTGTTTGGGAAGCCTCCATCTGGGGCCGCAACGTAACCGACACCTATTATTGGTCATCGGCCGCGACCAACGCGAATAGCGCGGTTCGCTTTCCCGGTCGTTCTGCCAGCTACGGTGCCACCGTCCGCATGCGCTTTTAA
- a CDS encoding PKD domain-containing protein, with amino-acid sequence MRMIDAGAYPATDELFAKPYIDAQEWRDDPVRHFYVHGGFEGTDTRFSYYFPPAGQYEGRFFQHVTPVPDSETLAQRLPAGKFNKIGFSAASGAYFIETNGGGTIDLTEGSEALADPTITAYRANAAAAAFSRHVAQQFYDREDRPYGYIYGGSGGAFRTIGGLESTKGVWDGGVPYVNGSTMAIPNMFTVRMQALRVLRDKFPQIVDALEPGGSGDPYAGLTAYEASVLREADKMGFPMPSWFGYRTMGLHGFAALYGGVSMADPSYFTDFWTKPGYLGHDHPDLFDDDRMQHESQIVDLITAAEAARLGLDANPFSEANRGGVDTAFILPPGEDGSRIVGLRLAKAPPGKYFLGGELVPESGNSKGQRLFLSRIIGDVVMFGVVNPEQVAQLQVGDAVKVDNSNFLAMESYHRHQVPGPDFPVWDHYRDAKGEPLYPQRPFLVGPLFVQSTAGSQLTGEYDGKAILVASLWDREAMPWQADWYRKRAEAAGRDIRLYYTEHATHGDEPPSGDQNRLVSYQGELQQALRVLAAWAEDGTAPPESTSYRIEDGQVIVPDVADRRLGLQPVVALTVNGGERADVRVGERVRLEGRIAAPAGGGTIMSAGWDFQGNGNYVPVDPLITGKTHASVSITHMFDQPGTYFVGLQGMSQPDEAQGSPYAELTNLDRVRVVVSE; translated from the coding sequence ATGCGGATGATCGATGCCGGTGCGTATCCGGCTACGGACGAACTTTTTGCCAAACCTTATATTGATGCCCAGGAATGGCGGGATGATCCTGTTCGGCATTTCTATGTCCATGGTGGATTTGAAGGGACGGACACGCGCTTTTCCTATTATTTTCCGCCCGCCGGCCAATATGAGGGTCGTTTTTTCCAGCATGTCACGCCCGTGCCGGACAGCGAGACGCTGGCTCAGAGGCTGCCGGCCGGAAAATTCAACAAGATCGGCTTCTCGGCAGCCAGCGGCGCTTATTTTATCGAAACCAATGGTGGCGGTACCATCGATCTGACCGAAGGTTCCGAGGCGCTGGCGGACCCGACGATTACGGCTTACCGCGCAAATGCAGCCGCCGCGGCTTTTTCGCGCCATGTCGCGCAGCAATTCTATGATCGCGAGGACCGGCCTTATGGCTATATTTACGGTGGTTCAGGCGGCGCTTTCCGCACGATAGGCGGTTTGGAAAGCACCAAGGGTGTCTGGGACGGCGGCGTGCCCTATGTCAACGGCTCGACAATGGCGATCCCGAACATGTTTACCGTGCGCATGCAGGCGCTGAGAGTATTGCGGGACAAGTTTCCGCAAATTGTCGATGCGCTCGAGCCGGGCGGCAGCGGCGATCCCTATGCCGGACTAACGGCCTATGAAGCCTCGGTATTGCGCGAAGCCGACAAGATGGGCTTTCCGATGCCGAGCTGGTTTGGTTATCGCACCATGGGATTGCACGGCTTTGCCGCGCTCTATGGCGGTGTATCGATGGCGGATCCGAGCTATTTTACCGATTTCTGGACCAAGCCCGGCTATCTGGGCCACGATCACCCAGACCTGTTTGACGACGACCGGATGCAGCATGAAAGCCAGATCGTTGACCTGATAACAGCGGCAGAGGCAGCCCGGCTTGGCCTTGATGCCAATCCTTTCAGCGAAGCCAATCGGGGCGGCGTCGACACCGCGTTCATCCTTCCGCCTGGCGAAGATGGTTCGCGTATCGTCGGCCTGCGACTTGCCAAGGCACCACCGGGAAAATATTTTCTTGGCGGCGAGCTTGTCCCGGAGAGCGGCAACAGCAAAGGTCAGCGGCTGTTTTTGAGCCGCATCATTGGTGATGTGGTCATGTTCGGCGTGGTGAACCCGGAGCAGGTCGCGCAATTGCAGGTTGGCGATGCAGTGAAAGTCGACAATTCAAATTTTCTCGCGATGGAAAGCTACCACCGCCATCAGGTGCCGGGGCCGGATTTTCCGGTGTGGGACCATTATCGCGATGCGAAAGGCGAACCGCTTTACCCGCAGCGGCCGTTTCTGGTCGGTCCGCTTTTTGTTCAGTCCACTGCCGGCAGCCAGCTGACCGGAGAATATGACGGCAAGGCGATTCTCGTCGCCTCGCTCTGGGATCGTGAGGCGATGCCGTGGCAGGCCGACTGGTATCGTAAACGGGCCGAGGCGGCGGGAAGGGATATCCGCCTCTATTATACCGAGCACGCAACGCATGGCGACGAGCCGCCAAGCGGCGACCAGAACCGCCTCGTTTCCTATCAGGGCGAGTTGCAGCAAGCCTTGCGTGTTCTGGCCGCCTGGGCCGAGGATGGAACAGCGCCGCCAGAGAGCACGAGTTACCGTATCGAGGATGGGCAAGTCATCGTCCCCGATGTTGCTGACAGGCGTCTCGGTCTCCAGCCGGTTGTTGCGTTGACCGTCAATGGCGGGGAGCGCGCTGATGTCAGGGTAGGCGAACGCGTTCGTCTTGAAGGCCGAATCGCGGCACCGGCAGGTGGCGGGACGATCATGTCGGCCGGCTGGGATTTTCAGGGCAATGGCAACTATGTTCCGGTGGACCCGCTTATCACCGGAAAGACGCATGCATCGGTTTCGATCACCCATATGTTTGACCAGCCCGGCACATATTTCGTCGGTCTGCAGGGAATGTCACAGCCGGACGAGGCGCAGGGCAGCCCCTATGCCGAGCTGACCAATCTCGACCGGGTCCGGGTGGTGGTCAGCGAATAG
- a CDS encoding cytochrome P450: MTDLTKRDYFADFDILRDPYPYFEAIRSEDGVFHDEERDIYFITGFDTVVQTLLDSEHLSSGIAVFGAKDIPKFGQDGADVRTELAEFRKQHPMFDLLVNYDGQEHSNVRSLLSRLFTPTRIKSNEEYMARLAEQMVAEAVSEGKAEMVKAIAAPYVTLVIADLLGVPADDREKFREVIDKGPPAGNMTENDERSADATLIYLGGFFMRYITERKAQDMGDVMSELAHASFPDGTTPDILEVVKASMFLFAAGQDTSAKLVANSVRYLAENPDMQDHLRDNPSDLVPFIEEMLRLEGSTKATFRLALDDVKVGNMIIPAGKPMVITLAAANRDPAKWEQPAEFRLDRKKGNQHVSFGRGRHTCIGAALARAEVKFLLGTLLRETSSITLDEAIHGQPDNRKLTYEPSFIIRGLEELHVRIEGKR; this comes from the coding sequence ATGACCGACCTGACAAAGCGCGACTATTTTGCAGATTTCGATATTCTGCGCGATCCCTATCCCTATTTTGAAGCAATCCGTTCCGAAGATGGCGTCTTCCATGATGAGGAGCGCGACATCTATTTTATCACCGGATTTGATACAGTTGTTCAGACCCTGCTCGACAGCGAGCATCTTTCCTCGGGCATTGCGGTATTCGGCGCCAAGGATATTCCCAAATTTGGTCAGGATGGTGCCGACGTTCGCACCGAACTCGCCGAGTTTCGTAAACAGCATCCGATGTTTGATCTGCTCGTCAACTATGATGGGCAGGAACATAGCAATGTCCGTTCGCTGCTCAGCCGCTTGTTCACCCCGACACGCATCAAGTCGAATGAAGAATATATGGCCCGGCTTGCCGAGCAAATGGTCGCCGAAGCGGTGAGCGAGGGCAAGGCCGAGATGGTGAAAGCCATTGCGGCACCTTATGTCACTCTGGTCATCGCCGATCTGCTCGGCGTTCCGGCGGATGATCGCGAAAAATTTCGCGAAGTCATCGACAAGGGTCCCCCTGCCGGGAACATGACCGAAAATGACGAACGTTCGGCCGATGCGACGCTTATCTATCTCGGCGGCTTTTTCATGCGCTATATTACCGAACGCAAGGCGCAGGACATGGGCGATGTGATGAGCGAGCTCGCCCACGCCAGCTTTCCCGACGGAACGACACCCGATATTCTCGAAGTCGTCAAAGCCTCGATGTTCCTGTTTGCGGCAGGTCAGGATACCAGCGCAAAGCTGGTTGCAAATTCGGTCCGCTATCTGGCGGAAAATCCCGACATGCAGGATCATTTGCGCGACAATCCTTCGGACCTGGTGCCGTTTATCGAGGAAATGTTGCGGCTGGAGGGGTCGACCAAGGCTACGTTCCGTCTGGCGCTGGACGATGTGAAGGTGGGCAATATGATTATTCCTGCCGGGAAGCCGATGGTCATCACGCTGGCGGCGGCCAATCGCGATCCGGCCAAATGGGAACAGCCGGCAGAGTTTCGTCTGGACCGCAAGAAGGGCAACCAGCATGTTTCCTTTGGCCGGGGTCGCCATACTTGCATCGGCGCAGCTCTTGCCCGAGCTGAAGTGAAATTCCTGCTCGGCACCCTGCTCCGGGAAACCTCGTCCATTACTCTTGATGAAGCGATACATGGTCAACCGGACAACCGGAAGCTGACTTATGAACCCAGCTTCATCATCCGCGGGCTGGAAGAGCTTCATGTCCGGATTGAAGGCAAGCGCTAG
- a CDS encoding acyl-CoA dehydrogenase family protein: MNLQFDEDQQLLQQSLDRYLEKRLPFDTRRSQKGGGEFLAFWRALDAELGVASAGLPEELGGFGGGSQSEMTIAAAQGRALAVTPYIACNVLSATLLGSVGATNIAKAIAGEGLLVTTAIEEPQTRGDVSLVETRASETEKGWILSGTKLVVDFASHASLVLIPARLEDGELGLFAVEPAALGSSLKPYALIDDTPSADILLDGFNVPADALIARGDSVLPALEAAVDRALSALCAESAGIASVMVEDTVAYSKEREQFGVPISSFQALQHRMVDMWAKAQEIEAASLLAALKVDQPCAVSAAKATASDGLRRIGQEAVQLHGAMGLTEELRVGHYFKRATVLEYKLGSAADHVERYRKTRQAA, encoded by the coding sequence ATGAATCTACAATTTGACGAAGACCAGCAACTGCTCCAGCAATCGCTTGATCGATATCTCGAGAAGCGTCTGCCGTTTGACACCCGCCGCAGCCAGAAAGGCGGCGGTGAATTTCTAGCTTTCTGGCGCGCGTTGGATGCGGAGCTTGGTGTTGCTTCTGCGGGACTGCCCGAGGAACTGGGCGGCTTTGGCGGCGGTAGTCAAAGCGAGATGACTATCGCTGCTGCCCAGGGACGCGCGCTGGCCGTCACGCCCTATATTGCCTGCAACGTCCTTTCGGCCACGCTGCTTGGCAGCGTCGGTGCCACCAATATTGCGAAGGCGATTGCAGGGGAAGGCCTGCTGGTCACTACGGCTATCGAGGAGCCACAGACACGGGGTGATGTCTCTCTGGTCGAGACCCGCGCAAGCGAGACAGAGAAAGGTTGGATCCTGTCGGGCACGAAACTCGTCGTCGATTTCGCCAGCCATGCCAGTCTTGTCCTGATACCGGCCCGGCTGGAAGACGGCGAATTGGGCCTCTTCGCGGTCGAACCGGCCGCGCTCGGTTCGTCGCTCAAGCCATATGCCCTGATTGACGATACACCTTCGGCGGACATCCTGCTCGACGGCTTCAATGTCCCGGCCGACGCCCTGATCGCGCGCGGGGACTCGGTCCTGCCAGCCCTTGAAGCGGCCGTTGATCGCGCGCTTTCGGCGCTATGCGCGGAAAGTGCTGGGATTGCTTCGGTCATGGTTGAGGACACCGTGGCCTACAGCAAGGAGCGTGAGCAATTCGGCGTGCCGATTTCATCCTTCCAGGCGTTGCAGCATCGGATGGTCGACATGTGGGCGAAAGCACAGGAGATCGAGGCAGCCTCGTTACTGGCCGCGCTCAAGGTCGATCAGCCCTGCGCAGTTTCGGCAGCCAAGGCGACTGCCTCCGATGGCCTGCGCCGGATCGGTCAGGAAGCGGTGCAGCTGCACGGCGCGATGGGCCTGACCGAAGAACTACGCGTCGGCCATTATTTCAAGCGCGCAACGGTGCTCGAATATAAGCTTGGCAGTGCAGCCGACCATGTCGAGCGGTATCGCAAGACGCGGCAGGCCGCCTAG
- a CDS encoding TetR family transcriptional regulator, which translates to MTRSQSATATRQSAKGAIRETLLDAASALMRELDTVEIGILDIAARAEVNHGMIRYYFGSKEGMLLALLDRDVGVRIRQLGALFRLDVSPTERMRIHLEGILDTYYQIPYLNRLIQLMVRDATPERVHHIAEELLKPIASAQHRIIQDGIAAGEFRKVDPKLFYFNTIGSADGLYANRFTLSAVFGGIAEADDALHERYKKQTVETLMAGLLV; encoded by the coding sequence ATGACACGATCCCAGTCCGCCACTGCGACCCGCCAATCGGCTAAGGGGGCGATCCGCGAAACGCTGCTCGATGCGGCCAGTGCGCTGATGCGCGAACTGGACACGGTTGAGATCGGAATCCTCGACATTGCCGCGCGCGCCGAGGTCAATCACGGCATGATCCGCTATTATTTCGGCAGCAAGGAAGGCATGTTGCTTGCCTTGCTGGACCGTGACGTCGGTGTCCGGATCAGGCAGTTGGGAGCGCTGTTCCGGCTCGATGTCAGCCCAACCGAACGGATGCGCATTCACCTCGAAGGCATACTCGATACCTATTACCAGATTCCCTATCTCAACCGCCTGATCCAGCTGATGGTCCGCGACGCCACGCCCGAGCGCGTTCATCATATCGCGGAAGAACTGCTCAAGCCGATTGCCAGCGCGCAGCACCGGATCATTCAGGATGGTATAGCGGCGGGCGAGTTTCGCAAAGTTGATCCCAAGCTGTTCTACTTCAACACGATCGGATCGGCCGATGGCCTCTATGCCAACCGGTTCACACTGTCAGCCGTATTTGGCGGAATTGCCGAGGCGGATGATGCGCTGCACGAGCGTTACAAGAAGCAGACGGTTGAAACGCTGATGGCGGGCCTGCTCGTTTAA
- a CDS encoding Gfo/Idh/MocA family protein — MTLRVGIVSAAWGAFAHLPAWRAIEGVEVTAICTSREETARAAAARHDIKRPFWDALAMCRDPDIDIVDLGTRPAIRLPMVIEALRHGKHIYNSCPHAPDWAGAKAINAAWDGSASHTAVDAFSRYLPAHRKMKAMIDEGFLGRMLGGSCHFNMSLFNRPDKNFPYNWFAEEGSGVSSLRNFGSHLLYVLCEFLGPVKELVADDQLMLPEWEFADGDRMRAYNNDFANLIVRFASGVTLSFQTSWNMPAQEGWTIDLFGTDGRLRARAPSFPTLADCKLYAGAAESRDAAGLEPVALDFTADSRIAIEPVSNPAPAFPMALTMQSLVDTIRGRGPARPDFALALEVERVLEAARLSSAERRWVEVASVV; from the coding sequence GTGACTCTCCGGGTAGGCATCGTTTCGGCGGCTTGGGGCGCATTTGCGCATCTGCCGGCATGGCGGGCAATCGAGGGCGTCGAGGTTACCGCGATCTGTACCTCGCGCGAGGAGACGGCACGAGCCGCCGCCGCACGCCATGACATCAAACGGCCTTTCTGGGATGCGCTGGCCATGTGCCGCGATCCCGATATCGATATCGTCGATCTGGGCACGCGCCCGGCGATTCGTCTGCCGATGGTGATCGAGGCCCTGCGGCACGGCAAGCATATCTACAACAGTTGCCCGCACGCGCCGGACTGGGCAGGCGCCAAGGCGATTAACGCCGCCTGGGACGGCAGCGCCAGTCACACCGCTGTCGATGCGTTTTCACGTTATCTGCCCGCCCATCGCAAGATGAAAGCAATGATCGACGAGGGATTCCTCGGGCGGATGCTGGGCGGAAGTTGCCACTTCAACATGTCGCTGTTCAACCGTCCGGACAAGAATTTCCCTTATAACTGGTTCGCCGAGGAAGGTTCGGGGGTCTCCAGCCTGCGCAATTTCGGCAGCCATTTGCTTTATGTGCTGTGCGAATTCCTTGGTCCGGTGAAGGAACTGGTGGCTGACGATCAATTGATGTTGCCCGAATGGGAATTTGCCGACGGCGATCGCATGCGGGCCTATAATAATGATTTCGCTAACCTGATCGTGCGGTTTGCCTCGGGCGTCACACTGTCGTTTCAGACGAGCTGGAACATGCCCGCGCAGGAAGGCTGGACCATCGACCTGTTCGGCACGGACGGCCGGCTGCGCGCTCGTGCGCCGAGCTTTCCCACCCTGGCGGATTGTAAGCTTTACGCGGGCGCTGCGGAGAGCCGCGATGCTGCAGGGCTGGAACCGGTGGCTCTGGATTTCACTGCGGATTCGAGAATTGCGATCGAACCGGTCAGCAATCCGGCTCCTGCTTTTCCCATGGCGCTCACCATGCAATCGCTAGTCGACACAATCAGGGGACGCGGCCCTGCGCGGCCCGATTTCGCGCTGGCGCTCGAAGTGGAGCGGGTGCTCGAAGCCGCTCGCCTGTCGAGTGCCGAACGGCGCTGGGTAGAGGTTGCAAGCGTCGTCTAG